One genomic region from bacterium encodes:
- a CDS encoding homoserine O-acetyltransferase — protein sequence MTSHKLVVCAPPGELNLQSGRILGPIEVAYETYGTRAPDDSNVVLVCHALAGDAHAAGIDPEGQRPGWWEAMIGPGKPIDTDRYFVICQNVLGSCKGTTGPSSINPRTKKPYGMKFPVITIRDMVDVQARLLDQLGIQSLLCVIGGSMGGMQALEWAVRYPGRVRSIMPISTTGASSPMCIGFNQICRSAIMSDANWRGGDYYESGEPPADGLAIARMIGHLTFMSDKSMRRKFGRKISGREGIYAFTAQYDVERYLHYNGYNFPKRFDANSYLYLTKTLDTFDVSDGFPGGVEEALSRITARVRFVTFTSDWLYNPADTEALTSILEERGHPVEHFCLRSDYGHDAFLVEHNLLAPIAGDFLNQVSSGR from the coding sequence GTGACGAGCCACAAGTTGGTGGTGTGCGCCCCGCCCGGCGAACTCAATCTCCAGAGCGGCCGTATCCTCGGTCCCATCGAGGTCGCGTACGAAACTTACGGTACGCGCGCGCCCGACGACTCCAACGTAGTACTTGTCTGCCACGCCCTCGCGGGCGACGCCCACGCAGCGGGAATCGACCCCGAAGGCCAAAGGCCCGGCTGGTGGGAAGCGATGATCGGCCCCGGCAAGCCCATCGACACCGACAGGTATTTCGTCATCTGCCAGAACGTGCTGGGCAGCTGCAAGGGCACCACCGGCCCCTCCTCGATAAATCCCCGGACAAAAAAGCCCTACGGGATGAAGTTTCCCGTCATCACCATACGCGACATGGTAGACGTGCAGGCTCGCCTTCTCGACCAGCTCGGGATACAGAGCCTTCTTTGCGTAATCGGCGGCTCGATGGGCGGGATGCAGGCACTGGAGTGGGCCGTGCGCTATCCCGGCAGGGTGCGCTCGATAATGCCCATCTCCACCACCGGGGCCAGCTCCCCGATGTGCATAGGCTTCAACCAGATATGCCGCAGCGCGATAATGTCCGACGCCAACTGGCGGGGCGGGGATTACTACGAGAGCGGGGAGCCACCCGCCGACGGCCTCGCCATAGCGAGGATGATCGGACACCTCACCTTCATGAGCGACAAATCGATGAGGCGCAAATTCGGCAGGAAGATCTCCGGGCGCGAGGGCATTTACGCCTTTACGGCGCAGTACGACGTGGAAAGGTACCTCCACTACAACGGCTACAACTTCCCCAAAAGGTTCGACGCCAACAGCTACCTCTACCTGACAAAGACCCTCGACACCTTCGACGTCTCCGACGGTTTTCCCGGCGGGGTCGAGGAGGCGCTTTCGCGGATAACGGCGAGGGTGCGCTTCGTCACCTTCACCTCCGACTGGCTCTACAACCCCGCCGACACCGAGGCGCTCACCTCCATACTCGAAGAGAGGGGCCACCCTGTCGAGCATTTCTGCCTGAGGAGCGATTACGGCCACGACGCCTTTCTCGTCGAGCACAACCTTCTGGCCCCCATAGCCGGTGATTTTCTGAATCAGGTAAGCTCAGGGCGGTGA
- a CDS encoding transcriptional repressor, with the protein MSRDRKAQKRSEEGRKVLFEHIKGKGLRWTQQRDAILKAFLHADAHLSAEELYGLVRKNCPEMGFATVYRCMNLFVEAGIAKERRFDEERVRYEPAVMAEHHDHLICTKCGRILEFEDERIEKLQESIAKAKGFCVTHHRMELYGLCPKCNNC; encoded by the coding sequence ATGTCCCGCGACAGGAAGGCGCAGAAGCGTTCCGAGGAGGGGCGAAAGGTTCTCTTCGAGCACATCAAGGGAAAAGGACTTCGCTGGACCCAGCAGAGGGACGCGATCCTGAAGGCGTTTTTGCACGCCGACGCGCACCTCAGCGCGGAAGAGCTTTACGGGCTCGTCCGGAAGAACTGTCCGGAGATGGGGTTCGCCACGGTCTACCGCTGCATGAACCTCTTCGTGGAGGCGGGGATAGCCAAGGAGAGGCGGTTCGACGAGGAGCGCGTCAGGTACGAGCCCGCGGTGATGGCCGAGCACCACGACCACCTGATCTGCACCAAATGCGGGCGGATACTCGAATTCGAGGACGAGCGGATAGAAAAGCTTCAGGAGTCGATCGCGAAGGCGAAGGGGTTTTGTGTAACACATCATCGGATGGAGCTTTACGGGCTTTGCCCGAAATGCAATAATTGCTGA
- a CDS encoding flavodoxin family protein — translation MEQITAPRILCIYGSPRKDGNSDRLMDAFVEGLEEGGAVAQKIYLRELRFNPCREIYACRNSGECALKDDITAIYAELRSADAIAFAMPVMFYGAGALAKSFIDRAQALWGIKYLLNQQVATGRLKKRKGVLLSVAGSRGQKVFDGLRLIFRYFLDALDADPWGEVVCREVDVKGDIDKHPETLAEARELGKRLAGELGAEIAGLSA, via the coding sequence ATGGAACAAATTACCGCTCCGAGGATACTGTGCATTTACGGCAGCCCGAGGAAGGACGGAAATTCCGACCGTCTCATGGACGCCTTCGTGGAGGGGCTTGAGGAGGGCGGGGCAGTGGCGCAGAAGATCTACCTTAGGGAACTACGTTTCAATCCCTGCAGGGAAATATACGCCTGCCGCAACAGCGGCGAATGCGCCCTCAAGGACGACATAACCGCCATCTACGCCGAGCTGCGCTCCGCTGACGCGATTGCTTTCGCCATGCCGGTGATGTTCTACGGGGCGGGCGCCCTCGCAAAGTCCTTCATCGACCGCGCCCAGGCCCTCTGGGGCATCAAATACCTCCTGAATCAGCAGGTCGCCACAGGGAGGCTGAAAAAGCGTAAGGGGGTGCTCCTCTCCGTCGCCGGCTCCAGGGGGCAGAAGGTCTTCGACGGGCTTCGCCTCATCTTCAGGTATTTTCTGGACGCCCTCGACGCCGACCCCTGGGGGGAGGTGGTCTGCCGGGAGGTCGACGTGAAGGGAGACATCGACAAGCATCCCGAAACCCTCGCCGAGGCCAGAGAATTGGGAAAGCGCCTCGCCGGGGAGCTTGGGGCCGAGATTGCGGGGCTTTCGGCCTGA
- a CDS encoding TlpA family protein disulfide reductase: MRRFVALFLCLFFALNLVSCSKEKGAGAPAKAEDQSGTIKERLSGDTVLVEVNAKAPAFAAPLLGGGEGRLSDFIGNHVVLLEFWSIFCKSCIEEMPKILKLHDKYSSRGLTVLSVNTDFFPDARIIQTLSKAGIDLKYPVLRDKDQQISKDYNVELLPVTLVIDKSGYIRLFQEGYKPGDEERFEEAVQKLLETKRDENVTLASKNGLTTFAPSGMVLRKEGAVGKATGIATLDGGEAIIGGGENVLLFFWSFYCQPCREEFPSMEELAKQYPRVKVYAVNVDSPYLEKRIRGFLSANTTLPCIPDWGKGGIAGPLAKAFGVSATPTTVLLDGAGRIIHSGEGAKDMDDLKAHLEKI; encoded by the coding sequence ATGAGAAGGTTTGTCGCTCTTTTCCTCTGCCTTTTTTTCGCCCTGAACCTCGTCTCCTGCTCGAAGGAGAAAGGGGCCGGCGCCCCTGCCAAGGCAGAGGACCAGTCCGGCACGATAAAGGAGAGGCTTTCCGGCGATACGGTGCTGGTCGAGGTCAACGCAAAGGCCCCGGCTTTCGCCGCGCCCCTTCTGGGAGGCGGAGAGGGCCGTCTTTCGGATTTCATCGGCAACCACGTCGTCCTCCTGGAGTTCTGGTCGATCTTCTGCAAGTCCTGCATCGAGGAGATGCCCAAGATACTGAAACTGCACGACAAGTATTCCTCAAGGGGGCTGACGGTGCTCTCCGTCAACACCGACTTTTTCCCCGACGCGAGGATAATCCAGACCCTCTCGAAGGCCGGAATAGATTTGAAGTACCCTGTCCTTCGCGACAAGGACCAGCAGATATCCAAAGACTACAACGTCGAGCTTCTTCCCGTGACGCTGGTCATAGACAAATCCGGCTACATCCGCCTCTTTCAAGAGGGGTACAAGCCCGGCGACGAAGAGCGCTTCGAGGAGGCGGTTCAAAAACTTCTCGAGACGAAACGGGACGAGAACGTGACCCTCGCCAGCAAGAACGGACTCACGACCTTCGCTCCCTCGGGAATGGTCCTGCGCAAGGAGGGGGCAGTCGGGAAAGCCACCGGCATCGCTACCCTCGACGGCGGCGAGGCGATAATAGGCGGCGGCGAGAACGTGCTCTTGTTTTTCTGGAGCTTTTACTGCCAGCCCTGCCGGGAAGAGTTCCCGTCGATGGAAGAGCTTGCGAAGCAGTATCCCAGGGTAAAGGTCTACGCCGTCAACGTCGATTCCCCCTATCTGGAAAAGCGCATTCGCGGGTTTTTGAGCGCCAACACCACCCTTCCCTGCATTCCGGACTGGGGCAAGGGCGGCATCGCCGGGCCGCTGGCCAAGGCTTTCGGAGTCAGCGCCACTCCCACGACGGTTCTTCTGGACGGCGCGGGCAGGATAATCCACTCCGGCGAGGGGGCTAAGGACATGGACGATCTGAAAGCGCATCTTGAAAAAATCTAG
- the nifU gene encoding Fe-S cluster assembly protein NifU, which yields MWDYTDKVKDHFMNPRNVGKIDDADAVGEVGSLACGDALKLYLKLDKDGLIEKATFQTFGCGSAIASSSALTEMVKGKTLDEALKITNKDIADFLGGLPKEKMHCSVMGREALEAAINSYRGIKSDIHELEGELVCECFGVTDTQIRRAIHENNIGTVEDVTNFTKAGGGCGRCLERIDEILKEELGAKQAKAPAAPSKVLTNLQRISLIKKVIDEELRPALQADGGDLELLDVEGKKVLVSLRGACTNCPSAQITLKDVVQGKLRELVDPEIEVVEEVKCTLSI from the coding sequence ATGTGGGATTACACCGATAAGGTAAAAGATCACTTCATGAACCCGCGCAACGTGGGCAAGATCGACGACGCCGACGCCGTGGGCGAGGTCGGCAGCCTTGCCTGCGGCGACGCGCTTAAGCTCTACCTGAAGCTGGACAAGGACGGTCTCATAGAGAAAGCCACCTTCCAGACCTTCGGCTGCGGGAGCGCCATAGCCTCAAGCTCCGCCCTGACCGAGATGGTCAAGGGGAAGACTCTCGACGAGGCCCTTAAGATAACCAACAAGGACATCGCCGATTTTCTCGGCGGCCTTCCCAAGGAAAAGATGCACTGCTCCGTCATGGGACGGGAAGCTCTGGAGGCCGCGATAAACAGTTACCGCGGTATAAAGAGCGACATCCACGAGCTGGAGGGCGAGCTTGTCTGCGAGTGCTTCGGCGTCACCGACACCCAGATACGGCGCGCCATCCACGAAAACAACATAGGGACCGTCGAGGACGTTACCAATTTTACCAAGGCGGGGGGCGGCTGCGGTCGCTGCCTCGAACGGATCGACGAGATTTTGAAGGAGGAGCTTGGCGCGAAGCAGGCGAAAGCCCCCGCCGCTCCCTCGAAGGTTCTTACCAACCTCCAGCGCATCTCCCTCATAAAGAAGGTAATCGACGAGGAGCTTCGCCCCGCCCTCCAGGCCGACGGAGGCGACCTCGAACTTCTGGACGTCGAAGGCAAGAAGGTGCTCGTGAGTTTGCGCGGCGCCTGCACCAACTGCCCCTCGGCCCAGATAACCCTCAAGGACGTTGTGCAGGGCAAGCTGCGCGAACTGGTCGATCCCGAGATCGAGGTGGTCGAGGAGGTAAAATGCACACTGTCTATCTAG
- the nifS gene encoding cysteine desulfurase NifS, with product MHTVYLDNNATTRVDPLVFEEMRPFFCDRYGNPSSMHSFGGEVGKDLKTARERVAALIGCDPSEVIMTSCGTESDNTALRSALESQPEKRHLITTKVEHPAVLNLAKHLVKKGYHLTLLGVDQDGALDMDELRDAIRDDTALISVMWANNETGTIFPVEEIAELAKSRGVLFHTDAVQTVGKLPMNIAKTSVDFLALSGHKLHAPKGIGALYVRKGTPFRPFIIGGHQERSRRAGTEPVPSIVGLGKACEIALENIHHENTTVRALRDRLEKGILSSISDSRLNGHPTDRLPNTVNISFKFVEGEAILLLMNELGMCASSGSACTSGSLEPSHVLRAMGVPFTFAHGSIRFSLSRFNTREEIDFVIEKLPPIIARLRSISPYMEG from the coding sequence ATGCACACTGTCTATCTAGACAACAACGCCACCACCCGCGTAGACCCCCTCGTCTTCGAGGAGATGCGCCCGTTCTTCTGCGACAGGTACGGAAACCCCTCCAGCATGCACTCCTTCGGCGGGGAGGTGGGGAAAGACCTGAAGACCGCGCGCGAGCGGGTGGCCGCCCTCATCGGGTGCGACCCTTCCGAGGTCATAATGACCTCCTGCGGCACCGAAAGCGACAACACCGCCCTTCGCTCCGCCCTCGAATCCCAGCCGGAGAAGCGCCACCTCATTACCACCAAGGTAGAGCATCCCGCCGTCCTCAATCTGGCGAAGCACCTCGTCAAGAAGGGGTACCACCTGACCCTTCTGGGCGTCGATCAGGACGGGGCTCTGGATATGGACGAGCTTCGGGACGCCATCCGCGACGATACGGCCCTCATCTCCGTGATGTGGGCCAACAACGAGACGGGGACGATCTTCCCGGTCGAGGAGATAGCCGAACTCGCCAAATCCAGGGGGGTTCTCTTTCACACCGACGCGGTGCAGACCGTAGGCAAGTTACCGATGAACATCGCCAAAACTTCGGTGGATTTTCTGGCTCTCAGCGGCCACAAGCTTCACGCACCGAAGGGTATCGGCGCGCTCTACGTCAGGAAGGGCACCCCCTTTCGTCCCTTCATCATCGGCGGCCATCAGGAGCGCAGTAGAAGGGCGGGAACCGAGCCGGTACCCTCCATAGTCGGGCTCGGCAAGGCCTGCGAAATCGCCCTTGAGAACATCCACCACGAGAACACCACCGTCCGCGCGCTTCGCGACCGCCTCGAAAAGGGGATACTCTCCTCCATCTCCGATTCCCGGCTGAACGGCCACCCGACCGACCGGCTTCCGAACACCGTCAACATCTCCTTCAAGTTCGTCGAGGGAGAGGCGATACTGCTTCTCATGAACGAACTTGGCATGTGCGCCAGCTCCGGCAGCGCCTGCACCTCGGGGAGCCTCGAACCTTCCCATGTCCTTCGCGCAATGGGCGTTCCCTTCACCTTCGCCCACGGCTCGATCCGCTTCAGCCTGAGCCGCTTTAACACCCGTGAGGAAATTGACTTTGTAATCGAGAAACTTCCGCCTATAATTGCGCGTCTGCGCTCGATATCCCCCTACATGGAAGGCTGA
- a CDS encoding F0F1 ATP synthase subunit epsilon, which yields MSEAKFRLEIVTPTRHLVSEGVEEVTAPGVDGEFGVLVGHTPYLVELGLGELMYRIGNEKSFLAVRRGFAEVTLDKVTVLAEEAEFPADIDLAKAERLLAEAEQKVSELVVSSESKEYMEAQAKLDRAMNQVAIAKRQ from the coding sequence ATGAGCGAAGCGAAATTTCGCCTGGAGATAGTCACCCCGACGCGCCACCTCGTGAGCGAGGGCGTGGAAGAGGTGACGGCCCCCGGCGTCGATGGCGAGTTCGGCGTTCTGGTCGGCCATACACCCTATCTGGTTGAACTCGGGCTGGGTGAACTGATGTACCGCATCGGGAACGAAAAGAGCTTCCTCGCCGTGCGCAGGGGCTTCGCGGAGGTCACCCTCGACAAGGTGACGGTCCTCGCCGAAGAGGCCGAGTTCCCGGCGGATATCGATCTGGCGAAGGCCGAGAGGCTCCTGGCCGAAGCCGAGCAGAAAGTCAGCGAGCTTGTCGTATCGAGCGAGTCAAAGGAATACATGGAAGCCCAGGCGAAGCTCGACCGCGCAATGAATCAGGTCGCCATAGCCAAGAGACAGTAA
- the atpD gene encoding F0F1 ATP synthase subunit beta, with protein MSEFGKISQVIGPVVDVVFEGGLPEIYTALRVTNAAINDKEWNLVLEVAQHLGENTVRTVAMDSSEGLVRGAPVKNTGSMISMPVGRETLGRILNVIGDPVDEAGPVPTDKRSPIHRTAPPFVEMSTVVEAFETGIKVIDLLAPYQRGGKIGLFGGAGVGKTVLIMELINNVAKQHGGFSVFGGVGERTREGNDLWLEMKESGVIDKTSLVYGQMNEPPGARARVALSALTVAEYFRDAEGQDVLLFIDNIFRFTQAGSEVSALLGRIPSAVGYQPTLATEMGTMQERITTTSKGSITSVQAIYVPADDLTDPAPATTFAHLDATTVLSRQIAELGIYPAVDPLDSTSRILDPRIVGDEHYAVARQVQEVLQRYKDLQDIIAILGMDELAEEDKLAVSRARKIQRFLSQPFSVAEAFTGTPGKYVKLADTIRGFKEIAEGKHDEIPEQAFYMVGTIEEVLERAEKMKD; from the coding sequence ATGAGCGAGTTCGGCAAAATTTCACAGGTTATCGGTCCCGTCGTTGACGTAGTCTTCGAAGGCGGTCTTCCGGAGATTTACACGGCGCTGCGGGTCACAAACGCAGCGATCAACGACAAAGAATGGAACCTCGTTCTCGAGGTCGCCCAGCATTTGGGTGAAAACACCGTGCGCACCGTCGCCATGGACTCCTCCGAGGGTCTCGTGCGCGGCGCTCCGGTAAAGAACACCGGCTCAATGATCTCGATGCCCGTCGGCCGCGAGACCCTTGGCCGCATCCTCAACGTCATCGGCGACCCGGTCGACGAAGCGGGGCCGGTCCCCACGGACAAGCGGTCCCCCATCCACAGGACCGCTCCTCCCTTCGTGGAGATGAGCACGGTCGTCGAAGCCTTCGAGACCGGCATCAAGGTCATCGACCTTCTCGCGCCCTACCAGCGCGGCGGAAAGATCGGCCTCTTCGGCGGCGCGGGCGTCGGCAAGACGGTTCTCATCATGGAGCTGATCAACAACGTCGCGAAGCAGCACGGCGGCTTCTCCGTTTTCGGCGGAGTCGGCGAGCGCACCCGCGAGGGCAACGACCTCTGGCTCGAAATGAAAGAGTCCGGCGTTATCGACAAGACCTCTCTGGTCTACGGCCAGATGAACGAGCCGCCGGGAGCCCGCGCGCGCGTCGCGCTCTCCGCTCTCACCGTCGCCGAATACTTCCGCGACGCCGAAGGGCAGGACGTGCTCCTCTTCATCGACAACATCTTCCGCTTCACCCAGGCGGGTTCCGAGGTTTCGGCGCTTCTCGGCCGCATACCCTCCGCCGTCGGTTACCAGCCCACGCTGGCCACCGAAATGGGAACGATGCAGGAGCGCATAACGACCACCTCGAAGGGCTCCATCACCTCGGTTCAGGCGATTTACGTCCCCGCCGACGACTTGACCGACCCCGCTCCCGCGACCACCTTCGCGCATCTTGACGCGACGACGGTTCTCTCCCGCCAGATCGCCGAGCTCGGCATCTACCCGGCGGTCGACCCCCTCGACTCAACCAGCCGCATCCTCGATCCCCGCATCGTCGGCGACGAGCACTACGCTGTCGCCCGCCAGGTTCAGGAGGTCCTCCAGCGCTACAAGGATCTTCAGGACATCATCGCGATTCTCGGCATGGACGAACTGGCCGAGGAAGACAAGCTGGCGGTTTCCAGGGCGCGCAAGATACAGCGCTTCCTCTCCCAGCCCTTCTCCGTCGCCGAGGCCTTCACCGGCACCCCCGGCAAGTACGTCAAGCTCGCCGACACCATCAGGGGCTTCAAGGAGATCGCCGAAGGCAAGCACGACGAGATACCCGAGCAGGCCTTCTACATGGTCGGCACCATTGAAGAAGTGCTCGAAAGAGCTGAGAAGATGAAGGACTAA
- the atpG gene encoding ATP synthase F1 subunit gamma produces the protein MANLKDIKTRIASVKSTQQITKAMKMVSAARFRKAEESIIENRPYSDKILEVLGSLALRTEEEAHPLLERREAKNVGIIVFTSDRGLCGSFNGSIIRSIDRFLKEKAGKHDQISLYVVGKKARDYYKSRPVEKFGEKAELFGNVSYGHAQEIGREVVERYTNKELDLVYMVYNEYRSALSQVVVYDRLLPVEPPAVGADAVNPDYIYEPSKEHMLSWVLPRYVDVRIFRALLESTASEHGARMTAMDSATNNASDMIERLTLKFNRARQESITSELMDIVNGVESMK, from the coding sequence ATGGCGAACCTCAAGGATATAAAAACCAGGATCGCGAGCGTAAAAAGTACGCAGCAGATCACAAAGGCCATGAAGATGGTCTCGGCCGCCCGGTTCCGCAAGGCGGAAGAGTCCATCATCGAGAACAGGCCTTACTCCGACAAGATTCTGGAAGTGCTCGGGAGCCTGGCCCTTCGTACCGAGGAGGAGGCTCACCCCCTTCTGGAGAGGCGCGAAGCCAAAAACGTCGGAATAATCGTCTTTACTTCCGACCGTGGGCTTTGCGGCTCCTTCAACGGCTCGATTATCCGCAGCATCGACCGTTTCCTGAAGGAAAAGGCCGGGAAGCACGACCAGATAAGCCTTTACGTCGTCGGCAAGAAGGCACGCGACTACTACAAGTCGAGGCCCGTCGAGAAATTCGGCGAAAAGGCGGAACTCTTCGGGAACGTGTCCTACGGCCACGCCCAGGAGATCGGCCGCGAGGTCGTTGAACGCTACACCAATAAAGAGCTCGACCTCGTCTACATGGTCTACAACGAATACCGTTCGGCCCTCTCTCAGGTGGTCGTCTACGACAGGCTTCTCCCTGTCGAGCCCCCCGCGGTGGGAGCCGATGCGGTAAACCCGGATTACATTTATGAGCCCAGCAAGGAGCACATGCTCAGCTGGGTTTTACCGCGCTACGTCGACGTCCGCATCTTCCGGGCTCTTCTGGAGTCCACCGCGAGCGAACACGGCGCGCGCATGACGGCTATGGACAGTGCAACCAACAACGCCAGCGACATGATCGAGCGCTTGACCCTGAAGTTCAACCGCGCTCGCCAGGAGTCCATCACAAGCGAACTGATGGACATCGTCAACGGCGTCGAATCAATGAAATAA
- a CDS encoding F0F1 ATP synthase subunit alpha, translated as MQIRAEEITDIIKSKVKNFEVHLDVAETGVVLNVGDGIARIHGLEKCMAAELLEFPGGIMGMALNLEEDNVGVAILGEDIHIKEGDTVKRTGKIVSVPVGNALLGRVVDPLGNPVDGLGPIEGTELRVIDIKAPGIVARQPVKEPLQTGLKAIDSMVPIGRGQRELIIGDRQTGKTAVAIDTIINQKGGDVICIYVAIGQKRSTVAQVVAKLKEFGAMDYTIVVAATASEPAPLQYISPFSGCTMGEYFRDNGKHALIIYDDLSKQAVSYRQLSLLLRRPPGREAYPGDVFYLHSRLLERAAKVSNALGGGSLTALPVIETQAGDVSAYIPTNVISITDGQIFLESDLFYSGVRPAINVGLSVSRVGGSAQVKAMKAVAGTLRLDLAQFRELEAFAQFGSDLDKATQQQLNRGARLVEILKQGQFQPIPVERQVVLIYAATKGFIDMHPLEKLGAFEQQLYSFMDTRKESLMTEIREKKVLSDEVRNALNSALEEFNGVFAAE; from the coding sequence ATGCAGATTCGTGCCGAAGAAATAACCGACATCATCAAATCGAAGGTCAAGAACTTCGAGGTACACCTCGACGTTGCAGAGACCGGCGTCGTCCTGAACGTGGGCGACGGCATTGCCCGCATCCACGGCCTGGAAAAGTGCATGGCGGCGGAACTCCTCGAGTTCCCCGGCGGCATCATGGGCATGGCGCTGAACCTCGAAGAGGACAACGTCGGCGTAGCCATCCTGGGCGAGGATATCCACATCAAGGAGGGAGACACGGTCAAGCGCACCGGCAAGATCGTCTCCGTTCCCGTCGGCAACGCCCTTCTGGGCCGCGTCGTCGATCCCCTCGGCAACCCGGTTGACGGTCTGGGGCCGATAGAGGGCACCGAGCTTCGGGTCATCGACATCAAGGCGCCGGGCATCGTCGCCCGCCAGCCGGTCAAGGAGCCCCTCCAGACGGGCCTCAAGGCCATCGACTCGATGGTTCCGATCGGGCGCGGCCAGCGCGAGCTGATAATCGGCGACCGCCAGACCGGAAAGACCGCCGTCGCCATCGATACCATCATCAACCAGAAGGGCGGCGACGTTATCTGCATCTACGTCGCCATCGGCCAGAAGCGCTCCACCGTCGCGCAGGTCGTGGCGAAGCTCAAGGAGTTCGGCGCGATGGACTACACCATCGTCGTCGCCGCCACCGCCTCCGAGCCCGCCCCGCTCCAGTACATCTCCCCCTTCTCGGGCTGCACGATGGGCGAGTACTTCCGCGACAACGGCAAGCACGCCCTCATCATCTACGACGATCTTTCAAAGCAGGCCGTTTCCTACCGCCAGCTTTCGCTGCTCCTTCGCCGCCCCCCCGGCCGCGAAGCGTACCCCGGCGACGTTTTCTATCTACACAGCAGGCTTCTCGAGCGCGCCGCGAAGGTCTCCAACGCCCTCGGCGGCGGAAGCCTCACGGCCCTTCCGGTCATCGAAACGCAGGCCGGCGACGTCTCCGCGTACATCCCGACCAACGTCATCTCGATCACCGACGGTCAGATCTTCTTGGAGAGCGACCTGTTCTACTCCGGCGTCCGTCCGGCCATCAACGTCGGCCTCTCGGTCTCCCGCGTCGGCGGCAGCGCCCAGGTCAAGGCGATGAAGGCGGTCGCCGGCACTCTGCGCCTCGACCTCGCCCAGTTCCGCGAGCTGGAAGCCTTCGCCCAGTTCGGCTCCGACCTCGACAAGGCCACCCAGCAGCAGCTCAACCGCGGCGCGCGCCTCGTCGAGATCCTCAAGCAGGGCCAGTTCCAGCCGATTCCCGTCGAAAGACAGGTCGTCCTGATCTACGCGGCCACCAAGGGTTTCATCGACATGCACCCCCTGGAAAAGCTCGGCGCTTTCGAGCAGCAGCTTTATTCCTTCATGGACACCCGCAAGGAGTCTCTCATGACGGAGATCCGCGAGAAGAAGGTTCTCTCGGACGAGGTCAGGAACGCACTAAATTCGGCGCTCGAAGAGTTCAACGGAGTCTTCGCAGCCGAATAA
- the atpH gene encoding ATP synthase F1 subunit delta, with protein sequence MIKTRIAKRYSRALFELAKESGTVEKIGADIRSVVEILEKNPAVKTGLTTPVTSREVKAGVLAEITGAIKADILVENFLKVVLAARKISVITEISDEYAKMADEVSGRLRGEAISPIALDEAALTKLSAALSKTLGKEVILSSREDKALLGGVVARVGNLVFDASVKTQLERMKDSLVKG encoded by the coding sequence TTGATTAAGACGCGCATCGCCAAGAGATATTCACGCGCCCTCTTTGAACTGGCGAAAGAGAGCGGCACGGTAGAAAAGATCGGCGCGGACATCCGTTCCGTGGTCGAGATACTGGAAAAAAATCCGGCCGTAAAGACCGGGCTCACTACTCCCGTCACCTCCCGCGAGGTAAAGGCGGGCGTGCTTGCGGAAATTACCGGCGCAATAAAGGCGGACATTCTCGTCGAGAACTTCCTCAAGGTCGTCCTCGCCGCCCGCAAGATCTCGGTCATTACCGAAATCTCCGACGAATACGCCAAAATGGCCGATGAAGTCTCCGGCAGGCTTCGCGGAGAAGCGATTTCACCGATAGCCCTCGACGAAGCGGCGCTTACGAAACTTTCCGCCGCCCTCTCGAAGACTCTCGGCAAAGAAGTAATTCTTTCCTCGCGCGAGGACAAGGCGCTGTTAGGCGGCGTCGTGGCTCGCGTGGGTAACCTAGTCTTTGATGCGAGCGTTAAAACCCAACTTGAACGCATGAAGGATTCCTTGGTCAAGGGGTGA